GGACCTGTGAGGTGCGGCGCCATCGCGGCGAGCACCTCCGGGCGCAGAGGCGAGCTGGCGGCATGGTCGAGATAGAGCACGTCAGTCGATCCGGATGTCCAGGCCGAGGTCGAGCGCCCGGGCCGAGTGTGTGAGTGCTCCGACCGAGATCACCTGCACACCGGTCTCGGCGATCGCCCGCACGGTGTCCAGGTTCACGCCGCCGGATGCTTCCGCTGTCGCCCGTTCACCGATCAGCGCGACGCCTGCGCGCAGGTCGTCGAGCGTGAAGTTGTCCAGCAGCACGGTGTGCGCGCCGCCCGCGAGGACATCCGGGATCTGGTCGAGACGATCGACTTCGATCACGATGTGCGTGGTGTGCGGAAGTTGAGCGAAGGCGGTGCGCAGAGCCTGCGCGAGGTCGTCTCCGGTCCGTCGGATCACGGCGAGATGGTTGTCTTTCGCCATGACGGCGTCCGACAGCGTTGTGCGGTGATTGCTGCCTCCACCGCTGCGCACTGCGTGGCGTTCGAAGGCGCGGAGTCCCGGCGTCGTCTTGCGGGTGTCGGCGATGCGCACCCCTGTGCC
The DNA window shown above is from Microbacterium keratanolyticum and carries:
- the nadC gene encoding carboxylating nicotinate-nucleotide diphosphorylase is translated as MLTAATLTRVVAAALEEDAPWGDVTSTALIPAETQAVADLVAREPGVFSGGEVFAAAFTLTDPDVAVDLHFADGDSFVAGDVLATVTGSARSVLTAERIGLNFAQRMSGIATLTAAYVAAVEGTGVRIADTRKTTPGLRAFERHAVRSGGGSNHRTTLSDAVMAKDNHLAVIRRTGDDLAQALRTAFAQLPHTTHIVIEVDRLDQIPDVLAGGAHTVLLDNFTLDDLRAGVALIGERATAEASGGVNLDTVRAIAETGVQVISVGALTHSARALDLGLDIRID